One segment of Gordonia terrae DNA contains the following:
- a CDS encoding YdeI/OmpD-associated family protein: protein MADPDAPKLAVDTIEAWREWLQDNHDSSGGVWLVFWRKGSGREPIDYDECVREALCWGWIDGHTRVIDDRRRGMWFTRRGRNSGWSASNKARVADLAAAGRIQPAGQAVIEDAQARGLWTMFDDAEALIESPELAAALDANPVARANWDAFPPSVRKFGLSQLALAKRPETKTKRIATIVERAGRNERPS from the coding sequence ATGGCCGACCCCGATGCGCCGAAGCTCGCCGTGGACACGATCGAGGCATGGCGAGAGTGGTTGCAGGACAACCACGACTCATCCGGCGGCGTGTGGCTGGTGTTCTGGCGCAAGGGATCGGGCCGGGAACCGATCGACTACGACGAGTGCGTTCGCGAGGCGCTGTGCTGGGGCTGGATCGACGGCCACACCCGCGTCATCGACGACCGCCGCCGCGGCATGTGGTTCACCCGGCGCGGACGCAACAGCGGATGGTCGGCGTCGAACAAGGCACGTGTCGCCGACCTCGCGGCCGCCGGTCGGATTCAGCCCGCGGGGCAAGCCGTGATCGAGGACGCCCAGGCCCGCGGCCTCTGGACGATGTTCGACGACGCCGAAGCGCTGATCGAGTCCCCGGAGCTCGCGGCTGCACTCGACGCCAACCCGGTTGCGCGCGCCAACTGGGACGCCTTCCCGCCGAGCGTGCGGAAGTTCGGGCTGTCGCAGCTGGCTCTCGCGAAACGACCCGAGACCAAGACGAAACGCATCGCCACCATCGTCGAGCGGGCGGGACGTAACGAACGCCCTTCGTGA
- a CDS encoding D-isomer specific 2-hydroxyacid dehydrogenase family protein, translated as MTPVAVALEPVRDEHLVAAIEGAGGQIVGLDDARVLVWIGPPADFPQLPDTVEWVALKTAGIEDFVAADILDDRRLWTNASGFYAENVAEHALALLLAGLRQINTAVLRHWDKERIDTAVRSLHGATVAIVGAGGIGASLAPRLRACGARVVAVNRSGRDVPGAHEIRRSDELDELWGTIDHVVLAAPATPETRHMINAESLAALPDHAWVVNIARGPLVDEEALYRALADGQIAGAALDVTDPEPPADDHPLWSLPNVIITPHVANPASGLTRELAPWVAENLRRFAAGEELLSVVSAGRDY; from the coding sequence ATGACCCCGGTGGCCGTCGCCCTCGAACCCGTCCGCGACGAGCACCTGGTCGCGGCGATCGAGGGCGCGGGCGGACAGATCGTCGGCCTCGACGACGCCCGGGTGCTGGTGTGGATCGGGCCGCCCGCGGACTTCCCGCAACTGCCCGACACCGTCGAATGGGTGGCCCTCAAGACCGCGGGCATCGAGGATTTCGTGGCCGCCGACATCCTCGACGACCGCCGGCTCTGGACCAACGCGTCGGGCTTCTATGCCGAGAACGTCGCCGAGCACGCGCTGGCGCTGCTCCTCGCAGGACTCCGGCAGATCAACACCGCCGTCCTCCGGCACTGGGACAAGGAACGGATCGACACCGCGGTCCGGTCGCTGCACGGCGCCACCGTCGCCATCGTCGGTGCCGGCGGGATCGGTGCCTCCCTCGCCCCACGTCTCCGGGCGTGCGGTGCCCGCGTCGTCGCGGTGAACCGATCGGGCCGCGATGTGCCCGGTGCGCACGAGATCCGACGGTCCGACGAGTTGGACGAGCTGTGGGGAACCATCGACCACGTGGTGCTGGCGGCGCCGGCGACGCCCGAGACCCGGCACATGATCAACGCCGAGAGCCTCGCGGCGCTGCCCGACCATGCGTGGGTGGTCAACATCGCGCGCGGCCCGCTCGTCGACGAGGAAGCTCTGTACCGGGCGCTGGCCGACGGCCAGATCGCGGGCGCGGCCCTCGACGTGACCGATCCGGAACCGCCCGCCGACGACCATCCGCTCTGGTCCCTGCCGAACGTGATCATCACCCCGCATGTCGCCAACCCGGCGTCGGGACTGACGCGCGAGCTCGCACCGTGGGTCGCCGAGAACCTCCGCAGGTTCGCCGCGGGCGAGGAACTGCTCTCCGTGGTGTCCGCCGGCCGCGACTACTGA
- a CDS encoding ABC transporter ATP-binding protein produces the protein MLTRLIRTYLVRYRVNVVLVIVLQLLATTAMLYLPSLNADIIDNGVTRGDTGYILRIGGWMLLVSVAQIIVTVTAQFFGSRAALGVGRDIRGDLLHRVNSFSAREVGTFGAPSLITRTTNDVQQVQMLIVMSSAILVMAPIMCIGGIIMGVREAPALSWVIAIAVPVLGVSMGAIIAKMIPGFRAMQERIDNVNRVLREQITGIRVVRAFVREDYERKRFAVANDDLADATLHVGRLMALMFPVVMVITNVTIVAVIWFGGHAVSDGSLEIGALTAVMSYVMQILMSVMMASFLAMMAPRAAVCAERISEVLATDTSVHPPSEPIGFATHPGTVEFDAAEFRYPGADDPVLSDIDFRVEPGTTTAIVGSTGSGKTTLIGLVPRLIDTTAGAVRVGGTDVKRLDPDELRSVVGLVPQRPYLFSGTVRSNLLHGKADATDDEIWEALRIAQAEDFVSAMPDGLDTKVSQGGTTVSGGQRQRLAIARALIRRPAIYLFDDSFSALDLTTDARLRAALRPATRDAAVIVVAQRISTIVDAEQIVVLDRGRIVGLGTHDELRQSCPTYAEIVESQMAMEERA, from the coding sequence ATGCTGACCCGGCTCATCCGCACGTACCTCGTGCGGTACCGCGTCAACGTCGTGCTCGTCATCGTCCTGCAGCTGCTCGCCACCACCGCGATGCTGTACCTGCCGAGCCTGAACGCCGACATCATCGACAACGGCGTCACCCGCGGGGACACCGGCTACATCCTGCGGATCGGCGGATGGATGCTGCTGGTGAGCGTCGCGCAGATCATCGTCACGGTCACCGCCCAGTTCTTCGGCTCCCGCGCCGCGCTGGGGGTCGGACGCGACATCCGCGGCGATCTGCTGCACCGGGTGAACTCCTTCTCCGCGCGCGAGGTCGGCACCTTCGGCGCGCCGTCGCTGATCACCCGCACCACCAACGATGTCCAGCAGGTGCAGATGCTCATCGTCATGAGCAGCGCCATCCTCGTGATGGCCCCGATCATGTGCATCGGCGGCATCATCATGGGTGTCCGCGAGGCACCCGCACTGTCGTGGGTCATCGCCATCGCAGTGCCTGTCCTCGGAGTCTCGATGGGGGCCATCATCGCGAAGATGATCCCCGGTTTCCGGGCCATGCAGGAACGCATCGACAACGTCAACCGCGTTCTGCGCGAGCAGATCACCGGCATCCGGGTCGTGCGGGCGTTCGTGCGGGAGGACTACGAACGCAAGCGGTTCGCGGTTGCCAACGACGATCTCGCCGACGCGACCCTGCACGTCGGCCGGCTGATGGCCCTGATGTTCCCGGTTGTCATGGTGATCACCAACGTCACCATCGTCGCCGTCATCTGGTTCGGCGGTCACGCGGTCTCCGACGGCTCGCTCGAGATCGGCGCGCTCACCGCGGTGATGAGCTACGTCATGCAGATCCTGATGTCGGTGATGATGGCGTCGTTCCTGGCGATGATGGCGCCGCGCGCCGCGGTCTGCGCCGAGCGCATCTCCGAGGTCCTGGCCACCGACACCTCGGTCCATCCGCCGAGTGAGCCGATCGGCTTCGCCACCCATCCCGGCACCGTGGAGTTCGACGCCGCCGAGTTCCGGTACCCGGGCGCCGACGACCCGGTGTTGAGCGACATCGATTTTCGCGTCGAGCCGGGCACGACGACCGCGATCGTCGGGTCGACCGGCTCGGGCAAGACGACGCTCATCGGGCTGGTCCCGCGACTCATCGACACCACGGCCGGCGCGGTCCGGGTCGGCGGCACCGACGTGAAGCGGCTCGACCCCGACGAACTGCGATCGGTCGTCGGGCTGGTCCCCCAGCGGCCGTACCTGTTCTCCGGAACCGTCCGCTCGAACCTGCTGCACGGCAAGGCCGACGCCACCGACGACGAGATCTGGGAGGCGCTGCGCATCGCGCAGGCCGAGGATTTCGTGTCGGCGATGCCCGACGGTCTCGACACCAAGGTGTCCCAGGGCGGCACGACCGTCTCCGGCGGGCAGCGCCAGCGCCTGGCCATCGCGCGGGCCCTCATCCGGCGGCCGGCCATCTATCTCTTCGACGACTCGTTCTCCGCCCTCGACCTCACCACGGATGCGCGCCTGCGCGCCGCCTTGCGTCCCGCCACCCGCGACGCGGCGGTGATCGTGGTGGCCCAACGCATCTCGACCATCGTCGACGCCGAACAGATCGTCGTCCTCGACCGCGGCCGGATCGTCGGTCTCGGCACACACGACGAACTGCGTCAGTCGTGCCCGACCTATGCCGAGATCGTCGAATCGCAGATGGCGATGGAGGAGCGCGCATGA
- the rnhA gene encoding ribonuclease HI, which translates to MTDSANPTTDDSSADPEAGSAVVEISTDGACLGNPGPGGWGAVLRYKGTEKRISGSEPDTTNNKMELTAAIEGLAALTRPSTVIIYTDSTYVRNGIMKWVNGWQANGWKTKDRKPVKNADLWRRLVEEEKRHQVEWRWVKGHAGDHFNEIADELATTAARSVSR; encoded by the coding sequence GTGACAGATTCCGCGAACCCGACAACCGACGACTCCTCCGCAGACCCGGAAGCGGGCTCGGCCGTCGTCGAGATCTCGACCGACGGTGCCTGCCTGGGGAACCCGGGCCCGGGCGGATGGGGCGCGGTGCTCCGATACAAGGGCACCGAGAAGCGGATCTCCGGGTCGGAACCCGACACGACGAACAACAAGATGGAACTCACCGCCGCCATCGAGGGTCTCGCGGCGCTGACCAGGCCGTCGACCGTCATCATTTACACCGACTCGACCTACGTCCGCAACGGGATCATGAAGTGGGTCAACGGCTGGCAGGCCAACGGATGGAAGACGAAGGATCGCAAGCCGGTCAAGAACGCGGATCTGTGGCGTCGTCTGGTCGAGGAGGAGAAACGGCATCAGGTGGAGTGGCGCTGGGTGAAGGGGCACGCCGGCGACCACTTCAACGAGATCGCCGACGAACTGGCGACCACCGCGGCCCGATCGGTCTCCCGATGA
- a CDS encoding SDR family oxidoreductase codes for MILDRFRIDDQVAIVTGASRGLGAAIAVAFAEAGGDVVIAARSESDLEQVAERVRAAGRRARTVAVDLGDPDAAAALAQTAVDEFGRLDTVVNNVGGAMPRPLFDTSPKHLRDAFDFNVGNAHALVVAGSKQILATSGRGSIINITSAVGRLPGRAYAAYGTAKAALAHYTRIAAMDLNPKIRVNGIAPGAILTSALEIVAGDDGMRTAVETSTPLHRLGDPEDIAAAALYLASPAGAYVTGKILEVDGGIISPNLDLPIPDL; via the coding sequence GTGATTCTCGACAGATTCCGGATAGACGACCAGGTGGCCATCGTGACCGGCGCGAGCCGGGGGCTCGGGGCGGCGATCGCGGTCGCCTTCGCCGAGGCCGGCGGCGACGTGGTGATCGCGGCCCGCAGTGAGTCCGACCTCGAGCAGGTCGCCGAACGGGTCCGCGCGGCGGGCCGACGCGCGCGCACCGTCGCCGTGGACCTCGGCGACCCCGATGCGGCGGCGGCGCTCGCGCAGACCGCGGTCGACGAGTTCGGGCGGCTCGACACCGTGGTGAACAACGTCGGCGGGGCGATGCCCCGGCCTCTGTTCGACACCAGCCCCAAGCACCTGCGAGATGCCTTCGACTTCAATGTCGGTAACGCGCACGCATTGGTCGTCGCCGGTTCCAAGCAGATCCTCGCGACCAGCGGCCGGGGTTCGATCATCAACATCACGTCGGCGGTGGGCCGCCTGCCCGGACGTGCCTACGCCGCCTACGGCACCGCGAAAGCTGCTCTCGCGCATTACACGCGCATCGCGGCGATGGATCTGAATCCGAAGATCCGGGTCAACGGCATCGCACCGGGCGCCATCCTGACATCGGCGCTGGAGATCGTCGCGGGCGACGACGGAATGCGTACCGCAGTCGAGACATCGACTCCGCTGCACCGACTCGGCGATCCGGAGGACATCGCCGCGGCCGCCCTCTACCTGGCGTCCCCGGCCGGCGCGTACGTCACCGGCAAGATCCTCGAGGTCGACGGCGGGATCATCTCGCCGAACCTGGACCTGCCGATCCCGGACCTCTGA
- a CDS encoding ABC transporter ATP-binding protein has protein sequence MTRPGGPPMAAGPESKPRSFWPSIKRVVAQLASYRLLMTITLVSLVGSVVLIAIAPRVLGYATDLVFDGVIGRTLPDGLTKEQAVAGLRESGDDTFADMVSSMNVTPGVGVDFGAVGRVLLITLALYVVSSLLAWLAAYLLNIVVVGTIRRLRDDVEAKVHRLPLRYYDTMPRGELLSRVTNDLDNLSQSMQQTISQFANSVLTVIALLVMMIWISPLLALIAVATVPLAIIATGIIAKRSKPHFSAQWSSTGALNAQVEEAFTGHELVTAFGRQREIEATFDERNQKLYESSWRAQFISGVIMPTIMFLGNLNYVAVAVVGGLRVASGSLSLGEVQAFIQYSRQFTQPLTQIGSMINLMQSGVASAERIFDILDADEQSPDAAKPKTPADDKGLIEFDDVSFRYVEDKPLIENLSLVARPGHMVAIVGPTGAGKTTLVNLIMRFYDVDSGVIRVDGVDSTEMTRDDLRERTGMVLQDSWLFGGTIYDNIAYGDPTASRDEVMDAARMSHVHHFVRTLPDGYDTVLDDEGGGVSAGERQLITIARAFLARPTILILDEATSSVDTRTELLIQKAMANLRSDRTSFVIAHRLSTVRDADVIVVMEDGHIVEQGSHDELLAARGAYCRLYESQFTGAIEAS, from the coding sequence ATGACCCGGCCCGGTGGTCCGCCGATGGCGGCCGGACCCGAATCCAAACCCCGGTCGTTCTGGCCCTCGATCAAACGCGTTGTCGCACAACTGGCCTCCTATCGCCTGTTGATGACGATCACGCTCGTGTCGCTGGTGGGTTCGGTCGTGCTCATCGCGATCGCGCCCCGCGTGCTGGGGTATGCCACCGACCTCGTCTTCGACGGCGTCATCGGCCGCACCCTGCCCGACGGTCTCACCAAGGAACAAGCCGTCGCCGGTCTCCGGGAGAGCGGCGACGACACCTTCGCCGACATGGTGTCGTCCATGAACGTGACACCCGGCGTCGGAGTGGATTTCGGCGCTGTCGGGCGCGTGCTGCTCATCACCCTGGCGCTCTACGTCGTCTCGTCACTGCTCGCGTGGCTGGCCGCCTATCTGCTGAACATCGTCGTCGTCGGCACCATCCGCCGACTCCGCGACGACGTCGAGGCCAAGGTGCATCGCCTACCGCTGCGCTATTACGACACGATGCCGCGCGGCGAGCTGTTGAGCCGGGTCACCAACGATCTCGACAACCTGTCGCAGAGCATGCAGCAGACCATCTCCCAGTTCGCGAACTCGGTCCTGACGGTGATCGCGCTGCTGGTCATGATGATCTGGATCTCGCCGCTGCTGGCGCTCATCGCGGTGGCCACGGTGCCGTTGGCGATCATCGCGACCGGGATCATCGCCAAACGGTCGAAACCGCATTTCTCGGCGCAGTGGTCCTCGACCGGTGCTCTCAACGCTCAGGTCGAGGAGGCCTTCACCGGTCACGAGCTGGTCACCGCCTTCGGCCGGCAGCGCGAGATCGAGGCGACCTTCGACGAACGCAACCAGAAGCTGTACGAGTCGAGTTGGCGTGCGCAGTTCATCTCCGGCGTCATCATGCCGACGATCATGTTCCTGGGAAACCTGAACTACGTCGCGGTCGCGGTCGTCGGTGGACTACGCGTGGCGTCGGGTTCCCTGAGTCTCGGTGAGGTGCAGGCGTTCATCCAGTACTCGCGCCAGTTCACCCAACCGCTGACGCAGATCGGTTCGATGATCAACCTCATGCAGAGCGGTGTCGCCTCTGCCGAGCGGATCTTCGACATCCTCGATGCCGACGAGCAATCGCCCGACGCCGCGAAGCCGAAGACGCCCGCCGACGACAAGGGGCTCATCGAGTTCGACGACGTCTCCTTCCGGTACGTCGAGGACAAGCCACTCATCGAGAACCTCAGCCTGGTGGCCCGGCCGGGCCACATGGTCGCGATCGTCGGTCCGACCGGTGCGGGCAAGACCACCCTGGTCAACCTGATCATGCGGTTCTACGACGTCGACTCCGGGGTCATCCGGGTCGATGGTGTCGACTCGACCGAGATGACACGGGACGACCTGCGCGAACGCACCGGCATGGTGCTGCAGGACTCGTGGCTTTTCGGCGGCACCATCTACGACAACATCGCCTACGGCGACCCCACCGCCTCTCGCGACGAAGTGATGGACGCGGCCCGGATGAGTCACGTGCACCACTTCGTGCGGACCCTCCCCGATGGTTACGACACGGTTCTCGACGACGAGGGTGGCGGGGTGAGCGCCGGTGAGCGGCAGCTCATCACGATCGCACGGGCGTTCCTCGCCCGCCCCACGATCCTGATCCTCGACGAGGCGACGAGCTCGGTCGACACCCGCACCGAGCTGCTCATCCAGAAGGCGATGGCGAACCTGCGGTCGGACCGCACGAGTTTCGTCATCGCCCACCGGTTGTCGACGGTGCGCGACGCCGACGTCATCGTCGTCATGGAGGACGGGCACATCGTCGAGCAGGGCAGCCACGACGAACTGCTCGCCGCCCGCGGCGCGTACTGCCGGCTCTACGAGAGCCAGTTCACCGGCGCGATCGAGGCCAGCTGA